Proteins from one Podospora pseudocomata strain CBS 415.72m chromosome 4, whole genome shotgun sequence genomic window:
- a CDS encoding hypothetical protein (COG:K; EggNog:ENOG503P3ST) has protein sequence MDSDPLRHLEFFSMPNNQTVNPVDQPFMTSTSAQAPPIWDTTGMGLEGGISMSPSTAPTPLSLDSIAQPSSLAGFNSISPGISSASQASAHSRQPRPVLPARGVRRDAHERKRSRLSMDATPLDSVDYWLDFDKDEGLASIPEGVEASRREGELRPPVKRSSRNTAHAGGRLKHEETMDDSALDNALSDDDDDDDGFSSINLADHMSKIESAPPPEVPPREGLYSTPLSWERPQPGLRMDSLIGLNNQALNEAEQRRLIAIAMNPGSSMGGLGSNLNLNFTGLNPGMSTPFTAGGSGSGSLGMGMGMGMGMGMGMGMGGGMGGPKPVSPPHSTTPHPKPGSLHQPKRQGSVSDSKAKEKVKAAGGDRTAHNDIERKYRTNLKDKISELRDAVPSLRTIPENEEGEDPNQPSRAPKVSKGAVLTKATEYIHWLERRNKQIVQEHRELSRRLQAFEQLLNATARPQYMMPTYSRTLFDPRGFC, from the exons ATGGACTCGGACCCGCTAAGACATCTCGAGTTCTTTTCGATGCCCAATAACCAG ACGGTCAACCCGGTCGACCAGCCATTCATGACCAGCACCTCGGCTCAGGCACCACCAATATGGGACACCACCGGTATGGGCCTGGAAGGTGGCATTTCTATGTCACCTTCCACAGCACCAACCCCTCTGTCACTGGATTCCATCGCCCAGCCCTCCTCGCTCGCCGGCTTCAACAGTATCTCGCCAGGCATTTCTTCCGCATCCCAAGCTTCAGCCCACAGCAGGCAGCCGCGGCCAGTATTACCAGCACGAGGCGTGCGGAGGGACGCCCACGAGCGGAAACGGTCAAGGCTCAGTATGGACGCAACGCCGCTAGATTCTGTGGATTACTGGCTGGATTTCGACAAGGATGAGGGGCTGGCCAGTATTCCCGAGGGCGTTGAGGCTTCTAGACGTGAGGGAGAACTAAGACCACCTGTAAAGCGGAG TTCCAGAAACACTGCGCATGCGGGGGGTAGGCTAAAACACGAGGAGACGATGGACGACAGCGCGTTGGACAATGCTCTCtcggatgacgacgacgacgatgacgggTTTTCTTCGATTAATCTTGCCGACCACATGTCCAAGATCGAATCTGCGCCACCACCCGAGGTTCCGCCGCGGGAAGGGCTCTACTCGACGCCGCTTAGCTGGGAACGACCGCAGCCGGGCCTGCGCATGGACTCTTTGATTGGTCTTAACAATCAGGCTTTGAACGAGGCGGAGCAGAGGAGGCTAATAGCGATTGCCATGAATCCGGGGTCGAGTAtgggagggttagggtcgaATTTGAACTTGAATTTTACGGGATTGAACCCGGGGATGAGCACACCTTTTACGGCAGGGGGTTCGGGCAGTGGAagtttgggaatgggaatgggcatggggatgggaatggggatgggaatggggatgggtggcGGTATGGGTGGTCCAAAACCAGTGTCACCGCCCCATTCGACGACACCTCACCCGAAACCGGGATCTTTGCACCAGCCAAAACGACAGGGCAGTGTCAGTGAcagcaaggccaaggagaaggtcaaggcaGCAGGAGGGGACCGGACGGCGCATAATGATATCGAGAGGAAATACCGGACGAATTTGAAGGATAAGATCTCGGAGTTGAGAGATGCTGTTCCATCGCTGAGGACAATACCTGAAaatgaggaaggggaggaccCGAATCAGCCGTCGAGGGCGCCTAAAGTCAGCAAG GGTGCGGTCCTGACTAAAGCAACCGAGTACATACACTGGCTCGAGCGTCGAAACAAGCAGATCGTGCAGGAACACCGCGAGCTCTCGAGACGGTTGCAGGCCTTTGAACAACTTTTGAACGCGACGGCAAGACCGCAGTACATGATGCCGACGTATAGTAGGACGCTTTTCGATCCGAGAGGGTTCTGTTGA
- the atg12 gene encoding Ubiquitin-like protein (EggNog:ENOG503P5PA; COG:U; BUSCO:EOG09265EKJ): MASSSSPSRPTADDTNTSPPASPVLEGRDSPDLPLTMTASTVLMTLPRDATTALAAAGAFPQEKVIVRFRPVGAAPAVLREQVKVSSSYKFESVVAHLRRSLKVRDTDSVFLYINSTFAPSLDEVVGNLWRCFKDSENRLNVSYSITPAFG; encoded by the exons ATggcatcctcatcttcaccctCCCGCCCGACAGCGGACGACACCAatacatcaccaccggcatcCCCTGTTTTGGAAGGTCGTGACTCCCCGGATCTGCCCCTCACCATGACAGCATCCACAGTTCTAATGACCCTGCCCCGTGATGCCACAACTGCCCTCGCCGCTGCCGGAGCCTTCCCTCAGGAGAAAGTCATCGTGCGTTTCCGGCCTGTCGGAGCAGCCCCGGCCGTACTTCGAGAGCAGGTCAAGGTTTCCAGCAGCTACAAGTTTGAGAGTGTTGTAGCCCATCTGAGGAGATCTCTCAAGGTCAGGGATACAGACAGTGTGTTTCTCTACATTAACAGCACCTTTGCCCCGTCACTAGACGAGGTAGTGGGCAACCTATGGAGG TGCTTCAAAGACTCGGAAAACAGACTGAATGTGTCCTACTCGATTACTCCTGCGTTTGGATAG
- the ECM31 gene encoding cell wall biogenesis and architecture protein (COG:H; BUSCO:EOG09263FTE; EggNog:ENOG503NV9A): MYLSSLSSVARRSCATLSRGTRPPPTTLSTTSTLNTTAPFASVFRQKHASNQQTRSSSHSPMGTPPTNPRKKVTIGTLRAMHKRGEPITMITAHDFPSAHVADAAGMDMVLVGDSLAMVALGMEDTSEVLLEEMLLHCRSVARATRAAFTIGDLPMGSYEIAPEQALETAIRFVKEGRMQGIKLEGGKEMAPTIAKITRAGIPVLGHVGLTPQRQNALGGFRVQGKTSDGAMKVLEDALAIQEAGCFAMVLEAVPAEVASIITEKLSVPTIGIGAGNGCSGQVLVQVDMTGNFPPGRFLPKFVKKYGDVWSESLRAIETYRDEVKSRQYPAPEHTYPIPKDELEAFAETVKDV, translated from the exons ATGTACCTATCATCACTGTCCTCAGTTGCTCGGAGGTCGTGCGCTACCCTTTCCAGGGGcacacgaccaccaccaacaacactatcaacaacatcaacactcaacaccacagcacccTTTGCCTCTGTATTCCGCCAAAAACATGCATCAAATCAGCAAACCAGAAGCagctcccactcccccatGGGCACgccacccaccaacccccgcaAAAAGGTCACCATCGGTACCCTCCGAGCCATGCACAAGAGGGGTGAGCCTATCACCATGATCACTGCCCATGACTTCCCCAGCGCCCATGTGGCAGATGCCGCCGGCATGGATATGGTCCTCGTCGGCGACAGCCTTGCCATGGTGGCCCTCGGCATGGAAGATACATCAGAGGTTCTTCTGGAAGAGATGTTGTTACACTGTCGATCCGTTGCACGTGCCACCCGAGCTGCCTTTACT ATTGGTGACCTTCCCATGGGCTCATACGAGATCGCCCCGGAACAGGCTCTCGAGACAGCCATCCGGTTTGTCAAAGAGGGCCGCATGCAGGGCATCAAGCTTGAAGGCGGCAAAGAGATGGCTCCCACCATTGCCAAAATCACCAGAGCCGGCATTCCAGTACTTGGCCATGTAGGCCTGACTCCTCAACGGCAGAATGCCCTGGGTGGTTTCAGAGTCCAAGGCAAGACGTCTGACGGTGCTATGAAGGTGCTGGAAGATGCACTCGCCATTCAAGAAGCCGGGTGCTTTGCCATGGTCCTGGAGGCAGTCCCTGCCGAGGTGGCATCCATCATCACTGAAAAGCTCTCTGTTCCAACTATTGGCATTGGTGCTGGAAACGGCTGCTCTGGTCAGGTGCTTGTGCAGGTCGACATGACGGGCAACTTTCCCCCTGGAAGGTTCCTCCCCAAGTTTGTCAAGAAGTATGGCGATGTCTGGTCAGAGAGTCTCCGGGCCATTGAGACTTATCGAGACGAGGTCAAGAGTCGGCAATATCCTGCCCCTGAGCACACGTACCCGATTCCAAAGGACGAGCTCGAGGCGTTCGCGGAGACGGTCAAGGATGTGTAA
- the ubc8 gene encoding ubiquitin-conjugating enzyme E2 H (COG:O; EggNog:ENOG503NUH5), with protein MRVVGTIGRSFTCGSRGLLRVCDICGVWKVHVELPDQYPYKSPSIGFVNRIFHPNIDELSGSVCLDVINQTWSPMFDMINIFEVFLPQLLRYPNPTDPLNGEAAALLMREPKSYDIKVKEYVQKYASKEAADDAGAESEDDDDLSSVASFDDDDEEQQPAGKMDDV; from the exons ATGCGAGTGGTGGGAACGATAGGCAGGAGTTTTACGTGCGGTTCAAGGGGCCTACTGAGAGTATGTGATATCT gtggtgtctggaaggtTCATGTCGAGCTCCCTGATCAGTACCCGTATAAGTCGCCGAGTATTGGGTTCGTGAACAGGATTTTTCACCCTAATATTGATGAGCT GTCTGGATCGGTCTGCCTCGACGTCATCAACCAAACCTGGTCGCCCATGTTCGACATGATCAATATTTTCGAAGTCTTCCTCCCGCAGCTGCTGCGCTACCCGAACCCGACGGATCCGCTGAatggggaggcggcggcgctgttgATGAGGGAGCCGAAAAGTTATGATATCAAGGTCAAGG AGTACGTCCAGAAATACGCCAGCAAAGAAGCAGCCGACGATGCCGGCGCCGAAagcgaagacgacgacgatctGTCCTCGGTGGCGAGtttcgacgacgacgatgaggaacAGCAGCCAGCTGGTAAGATGGATGATGTATAG
- the saf4 gene encoding Protein saf4 (EggNog:ENOG503NUV9; COG:S), whose protein sequence is MQGFNMGRYVPPDLEGLLTSGNPLHKKHPLGPRASKPGLLTVRFEMPFPIWCATCPQPTLIPQGVRFNASKSRSGSYHTTPIYTFTLRHPPCSGTITIQTDPKNTDYVVLSGARRQNVATSTDDLVTTSIKTQREKEEERETAFGKLEKTIADREQARDATVRIDELRDSNERLWEDPFTANRRLKREIKADRMRESLVEEIRTNTRAMKDPFLVAFGDNKSSRDKGGGLLPGLKKRKRGAEDEGEKPIPAPAPTQPEDTLAGGGKGELKPTAPAGQRALLVSYDSDSA, encoded by the exons ATGCAAGGCTTCAACATGGGCCGCTACGTCCCCCCAGACCTCGAAGGCCTCCTCACCTCAggcaaccccctccacaaaaaACATCCCCTCGGCCCCCGCGCCTCCAAACCCGGCCTCCTCACCGTCCGCTTCGAGATGCCCTTCCCCATCTGGTGCGCCACCtgcccccaaccaaccctcatcccccaagGCGTCCGcttcaacgcctccaagTCTCGCTCCGGCTCCtaccacaccaccccaatctacaccttcaccctccgccaccccccTTGCTccggcaccatcaccatccagaCCGACCCCAAAAATACAGACTATGTCGTCCTCTCGGGCGCCCGGAGACAAAACGTCGCTACCTCGACTGATGATTTAGTCACGACGAGCATCAAGACGCagagggaaaaggaagaggagagggagacggcGTTTGGGAAGCTGGAAAAGACGATTGCGGATAGGGAGCAGGCGAGGGATGCGACGGTTAGGATAGATGAGTTGCGGGATAGTAATGAGAGGCTGTGGGAGGACCCTTTTACTGCCAacaggag gttgaagagggagattAAGGCTGacaggatgagggagagtttggtggaggagattaGGACAAATACCAGGGCGATGAAAGACCCGTTCTTGGTTGCTTTTGGGGACAACAAAAGCAGCAGGGacaaggggggtggtttgctTCCTGGgttgaagaaaaggaagcggggggctgaggatgagggtgagaaACCGataccggcaccggcaccgacgCAGCCAGAAGATACCCTCGCTGGAGGTGGCAAAGGGGAGCTTAAGCCGACAGCACCTGCAGGGCAGCGTGCTCTACTCGTGAGTTACGACTCTGACTCGGCTTAA
- a CDS encoding hypothetical protein (CAZy:CBM91; CAZy:GH43; COG:G; EggNog:ENOG503NY3G), with protein MRHFSERWTTLKLVTMKSLLLLGLSARLSASLGHAANSTIYNPIFPGFYPDPSCIFVPEWDDTFFCASSSFNAFPGIPIHASKDLQNWKLIGHVLNRKEQLPRLAETNRSTSGIWAPTIRFHDDTFWLVTTLVDDDRPQADFTRWDNIIFKGKDPYDPASWSNAIHFNLTGYDPEPFWDVDGKAYINAAHAWQVGPYIEQAEVNLDTGEVGEWNVIWNGTGGLAPEGPHIYHKDGWYYLLAAEGGTGVNHMVTMARSKNVSGPYESYVNNPVLSNANTSSLFQTVGHADLFHDGNGNWWGVALSTRSGPEYIHYPMGRETIMTAVSWPEGEYPVWTPISGEVSGWPLPPAALDIKGVGPFVNHPTPEILTFSNNTALPAHITHWRYPNPSSFTISPPEKPNTLRINPSNINLTALNGNYAGPGGQSFISRRQQDTLFTFSVDLDFSPTAIEEEAGVSAFLTQNHHLDIGIVLLPPSASTATLLSGQPAGQEEEALIPQIRFRGESYVPVPKPIIAPVPKAWRYGKLRLEIKAANRTHYSFSVGPAGRQSLMQTLLYASNEPVSWGFTGVLLGVYATNNGRNGTTPAYVSNWQYLPQGQFRD; from the exons ATGAGACATTTCTCAGAGAGATGGACAACGTTGAAGTTGGTTACCATGAAGTCACTCTTATTACTGGGTTTGTCAGCCCGTCTCTCAGCTTCGTTGGGGCACGCGGCCAACTCCACCATCTACAACCCGATATTCCCGGGCTTCTATCCGGATCCAAGTTGTATCTTTGTCCCTGAGTGGGATGATACCTTTTTTTGTGCTTCGTCGAGCTTCAATGCCTTTCCAGGAATTCCTATTCACGCGAGCAAGGACCTGCAGAACTGGAAGCTGATTGGGCATGTGCTGAACCGCAAGGAGCAACTCCCCAGGCTGGCGGAGACGAATAGATCAACCAG TGGCATTTGGGCACCGACCATCAGATTTCACGATGACACTTTTTGGCTTGTCACGACACTGGTAGATGATGACCGCCCTCAGGCAGATTTTACCAGATGGGATAAC ATTATCTTCAAGGGCAAGGATCCGTACGACCCAGCCTCGTGGTCGAATGCCATCCACTTCAATCTTACTGGTTACGATCCTGAGCCTTTTTGGGATGTGGATGGAAAGGCTTACATCAACGCCGCCCACGCATGGCAAGTTGG ACCTTACATTGAACAAGCGGAAGTCAACCTTGACACAGGAGAAGTTGGCGAATGGAACGTCATATGGAACGGAACCGGCGGCCTTGCCCCTGAAGGACCGCATATTTACCACAAGGATGGATGGTATTATCTCCTGGCTGCAGAGG GTGGAACTGGTGTTAACCACATGGTCACGATGGCTCGCTCAAAGAATGTTTCTGGACCTTACGAGTCATATGTGAACAACCCGGTCTTGTCCAATGCCAATACCTCAAGTCTTT TCCAAACCGTAGGCCATGCGGATCTCTTTCATGATGGCAATGGAAACTGGTGGGGTGTTGCTTTGTCCACTCGCTCAGGTCCTGAATACATACACTATCCCATGGGACGGGAAACCATCATGACGGCTGTATCCTGGCCTGAGGGAGAGTACCCAGTTTGGACACCCATCAGCGGTGAAGTGAGCGGTTGGCCTCTGCCGCCTGCGGCATTGGATATCAAAGGGGTGGG GCCATTTGTCAACCATCCGACACCCGAGAttctcaccttctccaacaatACCGCTCTCCCAGCCCACATCACGCACTGGCGTTACCCCAATCCATCCTCCTTTACCATCTCGCCGCCTGAGAAGCCAAACACTCTGCGAATCAACCCTTCGAACATCAACCTGACCGCTCTGAATGGGAATTACGCCGGCCCAGGTGGTCAGAGCTTCATCTCGCGCCGACAGCAAGACACCCTTTTCACTTTCTCCGTCGACCTTGACTTTTCTCCCACAGCcatcgaagaagaagccggtGTATCTGCTTTCTTGACACAGAACCACCATCTCGACATTGGAATCGTGCTGCTGCCTCCAAGTGCCAGCACTGCGACTCTCTTGTCGGGACAGCCCGCGggacaagaagaggaggctcTGATTCCGCAGATCAGGTTCAGGGGGGAATCCTACGTGCCTGTTCCGAAGCCCATCATTGCCCCTGTGCCCAAGGCTTGGAGATATGGAAAACTGAGGCTGGAGATCAAGGCTGCGAATAGGACTCATTACAGCTTCAGTGTTGGGCCAGCGGGGAGACAGAGCTTGATGCAGACGTTGTTGTATGCGAGTAATGAGCCTGTTAGTTGGGGTTTTACTG GGGTGCTCCTTGGCGTGTATGCCACAAATAACGGGAGAAATGGGACGACACCGGCATATGTCTCGAACTGGCAGTATCTGCCTCAGGGGCAGTTCAGAGACTAA
- a CDS encoding hypothetical protein (COG:G; EggNog:ENOG503NXBD), protein MSVDRIRAIDKIEKLPPPVDDDEDKHELGVSLQPYTSSQHGPRNQDRRGSTLLGDVIVEIDPVVEKRVRRKFDKTLVVLVFLAYMLAFLDRSNIGNAQNAGMGDDLGFDDEHYQWLLTIFYIPYILFEGFALMWKIMPPHIWATITVATWGLASTLQSAAPNWQSLMVCRWFLAMAEAGFAPGVPYLLSFFYRRRELGLRCGIFLSAAPLATTFAGALAYAITSTPSPPLPPWRLLFLIEGLPTLILAIILYFHLPSSPTTAPVLTPTELSVAKARLSLHTPQQGQTPTGWRSISPREILSTFESLQTLLPSLMYFSLNVSFSSLPVFLPSILSSMSLSPNTSTAQGLTAPPYLLSFLICILSTYLADKTQQRGLTIICLSLVGGAGYVLLATLPEHLVSVRYFSVFLAAGGVFPSIANVLPWTLNNQGSDTKRGVGIAVLNMVGQCGPLLGTRLFPEGDRPGYTKGMVVCAVFMFVNAGLAAGLRWHFARKNKRLEERERAQVVSRAGDGGRREDGESEGMVGFRYVL, encoded by the exons ATGTCCGTCGACAGAATAAGAGCAATTGACAAGATTGAAAAGCTCCCACCGCCTGtagacgacgatgaggataAGCATGAGCTCGGTGTTTCTCTCCAACCTTATACTTCTAGCCAACATGGACCCAGAAACCAGGATAGACGAGGCAGCACCCTACTGGGCGACGTCATTGTCGAGATCGACcctgttgttgagaagcgGGTCAGGAGGAAATTTGACAAGACGCTGGTAGTGCTGGTGTTTCTGGCTTATATGCTTGCCTTTCTTGATCGGTCCAATATTGGGAATGCGCAGAATGCGGGAATGGGCGATGATCTTGGGTTTGACGATGAGCACTATCAGTGGCTGCTCACCATATTCTACATACCGTATA TCTTGTTTGAAGGCTTTGCCCTCATGTGGAAGATCATGCCTCCTC ATATCTGGGCCACCATAACAGTAGCAACCTG GGGCCTCGCCTCAACCCTCCAATCCGCCGCCCCCAACTGGCAATCCCTCATGGTCTGCCGCTGGTTCCTCGCCATGGCCGAAGCCGGCTTCGCCCCCGGCGTCCCCTACCTCCTATCCTTCTTCTACCGCCGCCGCGAACTCGGCCTCCGCTgcggcatcttcctctccgccgccccccTCGCAACAACCTTCGCCGGCGCCCTCGCCTACGCCATAACCagcaccccttccccccctctcccgcccTGGCGCCTCCTCTTCCTAATCGAaggcctccccaccctcatcTTAGCCATCATCCTCtacttccacctcccctcctcccccaccaccgccccggTCCTCACCCCAACCGAACTTTCCGTCGCCAAAGCCCGTTTATCCCTCCACACCCCCCAGCAAGGTCAAACCCCCACCGGCTGGCGAAGCATCTCCCCCCGCGaaatcctctccacctttgAAAGTCtgcaaaccctcctcccctccctaatgtacttctccctcaacgtctccttctcctccttaCCTGtattcctcccctccatcctctcctccatgtccctttccccaaacacctccaccgcACAGGGTCTCACCGCCCCGCCttacctcctctcctttctCATCTGCATCCTGTCCACTTACCTCGCCGACAAAACCCAGCAACGCGGCCTGACAATCATTTGTCTTTCCCTCGTCGGCGGGGCGGGGTACGTGCTACTAGCAACCCTGCCAGAACACCTCGTTTCGGTCCGGTatttttctgtttttttggctgCCGGGGGTGTCTTTCCTAGTATAGCCAATGTCCTTCCGTGGACGTTGAATAACCAGGGGAGCGACACCAAACGGGGGGTGGGCATCGCGGTGCTGAATATGGTCGGGCAGTGCGGGCCGCTGTTGGGGACGAGGCTGTTCCCCGAGGGGGACAGGCCTGGGTATACAaaggggatggtggtctgTGCGGTGTTTATGTTTGTTAATGCCGGGCTggcggcggggttgaggtggcATTTTGCGAGGAAAAATAAGaggctggaggagagggagagggctcaggtggtgtcgagggcgggggatggagggaggagggaggatggggagagcGAGGGGATGGTTGGCTTTAGGTATGTTTTGTGA
- a CDS encoding hypothetical protein (EggNog:ENOG503P1FB; CAZy:GH16; COG:G), which translates to MLSKFLTLALAASMVSAQTYTDCDPTKRSDCPARKAVGSKPVNIDFRQGKNKFFKEAEGTKLTYDKDLGAVFSIANENQAPTIGSEAYIFFGQVDVVLRAAPGPGVVTSFVLQSDDLDEIDWEWLGGDNAQVQHNYFSKGCTETYDRGGFSPVADPIGAFHTYTIKWTSEQLDWIIDGQVVRTLKNTGIEGCAGYPQSPMQIKLGTWVAGRKDAPQGTIEWAGGLADFSNGPSDGYYQSLKIIDYMGGHKEATEYQYGDKSGTWQSIKVIGSSGVVSSSSSVTSKATTKTATSATTLQTVTSSTALGATNGTLTTDATTTPTSTTEEVTETETAIPTGAAGKVALSNMAAMGAAAVLGYLVL; encoded by the exons ATGCTTTCCAAGTTTCTCACTCTGGCGCTCGCCGCCTCCATGGTCTCTGCCCAGACTTACACTGACTGTGACCCCACCAAGAGAT CCGACTGCCCTGCCCGCAAGGCCGTTGGGTCCAAGCCCGTCAACATTGACTTCCGTCAGGGCAAGAACAAGTTCTTtaaggaggccgagggtaCCAAGCTCACCTACGATAAGGATCTCGGCGCTGTTTTCTCCATTGCCAATGAGAACCAGGCCCCCACGATCGGCAGCGAAGCCTACATCTTCTTCGGCCAGGTCGATGTTGTTCTGAGGGCTGCCCCAGGTCCCGGTGTCGTCACCAGCTTCGTGCTCCAGTCTGACGACCTTGATGAGATCGATTGGGAGTGGCTCGGCGGGGATAATGCCCAGGTCCAACATAACTACTTCAGCAAGGGCTGCACCGAGACGTACGACCGCGGTGGATTCTCTCCCGTCGCCGACCCCATTGGCGCTTTCCACACCTACACCATCAAGTGGACCTCGGAGCAGCTCGACTGGATCATTGACGGCCAGGTCGTCCGCACGCTCAAGAACACCGGCATTGAGGGCTGCGCTGGTTATCCTCAGTCCCCCATGCAGATCAAGCTCGGTACCTGGGTTGCTGGTCGTAAGGATGCTCCCCAGGGCACCATCGAGTGGGCTGGTGGTCTTGCCGACTTCTCTAACGGACCCTCTGACGGGTACTACCAGAGCCTCAAGATCATCGACTACATGGGTGGCCACAAGGAGGCTACCGAGTACCAGTATGGCGACAAGTCTGGCACCTGGCAGAGCATCAAGGTCATTGGGAGCAGCGGTGTTGtttccagcagcagcagcgtcaCCTCCaaggccaccaccaagactgccACTTCTGCCACCACTCTTCAGACCGTGACCTCTAGCACTGCTCTCGGTGCTACTAATGGTACCCTCACTActgatgccaccaccacccccaccagcacAACCGAGGAGGTCACCGAGACCGAGACTGCCATCCCCACCGGTGCCGCCGGCAAGGTTGCCCTCAGCAACATGGCCGCCATGGGTGCCGCCGCTGTTCTCGGCTACCTTGTTCTCTAA
- a CDS encoding hypothetical protein (EggNog:ENOG503NWJS; COG:B; COG:K), protein MASSASRAALSSIPLFHEKLLKSNRILAVCGAGLSAASGLPTFRGAGGLWRNHNAVDLATPEAFDADPGLVWLFYAYRRHMALTAKPNPAHYALAELARKRPGFKCLSQNVDNLHVRANHPSDQLSLLHGSLFTLKCTTCSWKDPYNIADPLCPALAPAAESNPDPTKPLPLLDPAQPLAEIRESELPHCPDCKTELQRPGVVWFGEMLDEDMLDDIEEWIEKEPVDMVLVVGTSSAVYPAAGYAERARTKGRTSVVTVNLEITEEDWGRMRKGDFGFEGDASLLLPELLRPVIGEVKGEEEEEEVEG, encoded by the exons atggcctcctccgcctcacgAGCAGCCCTTAGCTCCATCCCCCTCTTTCACGAAAAACTTCTCAAATCCAACCGCATCCTCGCCGTCTGCGGCGCCGGCCTCAGCGCAGCCTCCGGCCTTCCCACCTTCCGCGGTGCCGGAGGTCTATGGAGGAACCACAACGCCGTCGACCTCGCCACCCCCGAAGCCTTTGACGCCGATCCCGGTTTGGTCTGGCTGTTTTACGCCTAC CGCCGACACATGGCCTTGACAGCCAAGCCCAACCCGGCTCATTACGCTCTGGCCGAGCTGGCGAGAAAGAGACCTGGTTTTAAATGTCTTTCTCAGAATGTAGATA ACCTCCACGTCAGAGCCAACCACCCAAGCGATCAGCTCTCTCTGCTTCACGGCTCGCTTTTCACGCTCAAGTGCACCACTTGCTCCTGGAAAGACCCTTACAATATCGCCGATCCATTATGTCCTGCCCTTGCCCCGGCGGCAGAGTCCAATCCTGACCCGACAAAGCCGCTTCCTTTGCTAGATCCGGCCCAGCCGTTGGCCGAGATTAGGGAGAGTGAATTACCGCATTGTCCGGATTGTAAGACTGAACTGCAGaggccgggggtggtgtggtttggGGAGATGCTAGATGAGGATATGTTGGATGATATTGAGGAGTGGATTGAGAAAGAGCCGGTGGATATGGTTTTGGTCGTGGGGACGAGCTCGGCGGTGTATCCTGCGGCGGGGTATGCTGAGCGGGCGAGGACAAAGGGGCGGACGAGTGTGGTGACTGTTAATTTGGAGATTACGGAGGAGGactgggggaggatgaggaagggggattttgggtttgagggggatgcgagtttgttgttgccggAACTGTTGAGGCCGGTGATTGGGGAGgtaaagggggaggaggaggaggaggaggtggaggggtaa
- a CDS encoding hypothetical protein (EggNog:ENOG503PMVJ) yields the protein MVNFTLNVAVLALVASVAAAPATADASSTTFSFARWVEDIIANPDTALSPAEAIVAANATEVVSTAGGLQKRANCQPTFPDAPAPDAAACLNDLARKGANGQHCAMGTRVFEIEMCRIGGAQIVASRGGLAAQSVNCQDVARTGGLIFDSCFRADNTVKGSEICITNRLMQINISGV from the exons ATGGTCAACTTCACCCTTAACGTCGCCGTCTTGGCTCTGGTGGCCTCAGTGGCAGCTGCCCCAGCCACAGCTGAcgcttcttcaaccaccttctccttcgcTCGATGGGTTGAAGATATTATCGCCAACCCGGACACAGCCCTCTCACCCGCCGAAGCAATCGTGGCAGCGAATGCTACTGAGGTTGTCAGCACGGCAGGCGGTCTCCAAAAGAGAGCCAACTGTCAGCCGACATTTCCAGATGCGCCT GCACCCGACGCAGCAGCCTGCCTTAATGATCTCGCTCGCAAGGGCGCTAATGGTCAACACTGTGCTATGGGGACGCGTGTCTTCGAAATTGAGATGTGTCGAATTGGTGGTGCGCAGATTGTTGCCAGCAGAGGCGGTTTGGCGGCGCAAAGTGTCAATTG CCAGGATGTCGCTCGCACGGGCGGGTTGATCTTTGACAGCTGCTTCCGAGCGGACAACACAGTCAAGGGCAGCGAGATTTGTATTACCAACAGGTTGATGCAGATCAATATCAGTGGAGTCTGA